Proteins encoded by one window of Sorangium aterium:
- a CDS encoding aldo/keto reductase, whose product MRYKLLGKTGLYVSELCLGTMTFGGKGFWQVIGALGTSEVEAVVGTSLDSGVNFIDTADVYAEGESERLVGGALKALGRPREQVVVATKVRGRVGPGVNQIGLSRAHILASIDASLQRLGLDHVDLYQIHGVDPVTPIEETVRALDDVVRSGKARYVGFSNLPAWLAMKAIGFAQANGLARFESAQVYYSLAGRDIEREIVPLAQSEGIAILPWSPLAGGMLSGKFDPEKPGGPDGARRTSFDFPPVDRARLPRVLGALREVAGATGLSVARVALAWQLTRPFVTSVIIGAKTREQLADNLAAAEVTLSPEHVKQLDEASALPPEYPGWMLQWQNRDVRGVPGGQTVADRARQHQTNK is encoded by the coding sequence ATGCGATACAAGCTCCTTGGGAAGACAGGCCTCTACGTGTCCGAGCTCTGCCTCGGCACCATGACGTTCGGCGGGAAGGGCTTCTGGCAGGTGATCGGCGCGCTCGGCACCAGCGAGGTCGAGGCGGTCGTGGGCACGTCGCTCGACAGCGGCGTCAACTTCATCGACACGGCGGACGTCTACGCCGAAGGCGAGTCGGAGCGGCTCGTCGGCGGGGCGCTCAAGGCGCTGGGACGCCCGCGCGAGCAGGTCGTCGTGGCCACCAAGGTGCGCGGACGCGTGGGCCCGGGCGTGAACCAGATCGGCCTATCGCGGGCGCACATCCTCGCGAGCATCGACGCGAGCCTCCAGAGGCTCGGGCTCGATCACGTCGACCTCTACCAGATCCACGGCGTCGATCCCGTGACGCCCATCGAGGAGACGGTGCGCGCCCTCGACGACGTGGTGCGCTCGGGCAAGGCCCGTTACGTCGGCTTCAGCAACCTGCCCGCGTGGCTGGCCATGAAGGCGATCGGCTTCGCGCAGGCGAACGGCCTCGCGCGGTTCGAGAGCGCCCAGGTCTACTACTCGCTCGCGGGGCGCGACATCGAGCGCGAGATCGTGCCCCTGGCGCAGTCGGAGGGCATCGCGATCCTCCCCTGGAGCCCGCTCGCGGGCGGCATGCTGTCGGGCAAGTTCGATCCGGAGAAGCCGGGCGGCCCTGACGGCGCGCGGCGCACGAGCTTCGACTTCCCGCCCGTCGACCGCGCCCGCCTGCCGCGCGTGCTCGGCGCGCTGCGCGAGGTCGCGGGCGCCACGGGCCTGTCGGTCGCGCGCGTCGCGCTCGCGTGGCAGTTGACTCGCCCCTTCGTCACCAGCGTCATCATCGGCGCAAAGACGCGGGAGCAGCTCGCCGACAACCTCGCCGCCGCGGAGGTCACGCTCTCTCCCGAGCATGTCAAGCAGCTCGACGAGGCGAGCGCGCTGCCGCCCGAATACCCCGGCTGGATGCTGCAGTGGCAGAACCGCGACGTGCGCGGCGTCCCCGGCGGGCAAACGGTCGCGGATCGCGCCCGCCAGCACCAGACGAACAAGTAG
- a CDS encoding MerR family transcriptional regulator encodes MQPRRAADRPPLSAIDVRPPPAERAEAPSGAADRLTIAEVAAATSTSTHTLRYYERIGLIQPIARARSGHRRYGPDDVRWVVFLRRLHETGMPIQRMLAYATLARRGDATISERRALLEAHRDEVARKLAEQQAHLAGIEKKVRMYEELERQLAEKSGRDAPAPGRQPAAFVPSA; translated from the coding sequence GTGCAGCCCCGCCGAGCAGCTGATCGCCCTCCGCTCTCCGCCATCGACGTCCGCCCCCCTCCCGCGGAGCGCGCCGAGGCGCCCTCGGGAGCGGCTGACAGGCTGACCATCGCCGAGGTCGCTGCCGCCACGAGCACGAGCACGCACACGCTGCGCTACTACGAGCGGATCGGCCTCATCCAGCCGATCGCGCGGGCGCGCAGCGGCCACCGCCGCTACGGTCCCGACGACGTGCGCTGGGTCGTCTTCCTCCGCCGGCTGCACGAGACGGGCATGCCCATCCAGCGGATGCTCGCCTACGCGACGCTCGCGCGCCGGGGCGACGCGACCATCTCGGAGCGTCGCGCCCTGCTCGAAGCGCACCGCGACGAGGTGGCCAGGAAGCTCGCCGAGCAGCAGGCCCACCTCGCCGGCATCGAGAAGAAGGTGCGAATGTACGAGGAGCTGGAGCGTCAGCTCGCCGAGAAGAGCGGCCGTGACGCGCCCGCGCCCGGCCGTCAGCCGGCGGCCTTCGTGCCGAGCGCCTGA
- a CDS encoding G8 domain-containing protein encodes MVRTRLALSLVAAAVLAACGSSGNGLDSAGGPGGPTADCPDGESCSFCDATTWGGALPGADTDVVIPSGKVVVVDCPAEAHTVLVEAGGTLHASREASATLTLHGNLVVEGTVDYGTPDDRVPDGVTAEIVFTGMHDEDYAGTPSAVEGGDGPRSVDTPISVVGGDVGVWVMGAGRLLAAGAPKRAWGKLVEGAGDGDAVFTVDDASGWKAGDRVVLTPSAPLAGGDVAVDQFDEGTIAAVDGKEVTLAKAPAFTHDGCADCLRRAEAANLSRNVVIRSADDTAHAHILVAEQGHAQLDSVELRWLGPLIPCSGGAEGTALPARRAPLWFHQQKDASAGSFVRHAAIWGGELHFIMVEQSNDIEISDVAGYDTQGVGFGLFYDNGACGTFCDDREKAPAGVLLDHVLAARVGIPERVDGCIRVDHRMTGIAVSGGEGSGARDSVAVGVGYDGTGEDVSGFGWQEGGSGRPADFVFDGNVAHHVRGHGAMIWHNIEVAQPAYRDNAFWSNGHYGVLWGAYVNPLLFSDVVAVDNGLASIGVKAIPLDDTARLQGGTVDDIKILAYVFIQEKPAIFDHVTFTGDRPVAVTQLHEACDGGDEEDPADPDCLRVWLRFVDPVFPPGVLPFDFGQTFNRYSTWEVRGFSSPDFPDLPADFDLYRADNEVEGGAYFAPFDAWLVPR; translated from the coding sequence ATGGTTCGAACACGTCTCGCGCTCTCACTCGTGGCCGCCGCCGTACTCGCGGCCTGCGGCAGCTCGGGGAACGGCCTCGACAGCGCCGGCGGCCCCGGCGGTCCGACCGCCGACTGCCCCGACGGCGAGTCCTGCTCCTTCTGCGACGCCACGACCTGGGGCGGCGCGCTCCCCGGCGCGGACACCGACGTGGTGATCCCGTCAGGGAAGGTCGTCGTCGTCGACTGCCCCGCCGAGGCGCACACGGTCCTGGTCGAGGCCGGCGGCACGCTGCACGCGTCGCGCGAGGCGTCGGCCACGCTGACCCTGCACGGCAACCTGGTCGTGGAGGGGACCGTCGATTACGGCACGCCCGACGACCGCGTTCCCGACGGCGTGACCGCCGAGATCGTCTTCACCGGCATGCACGACGAGGACTACGCCGGCACGCCCAGCGCGGTGGAGGGAGGGGACGGCCCGCGGTCGGTCGACACGCCCATCTCCGTCGTCGGCGGCGACGTCGGGGTGTGGGTCATGGGCGCCGGGCGCCTTCTCGCGGCCGGCGCGCCCAAGCGCGCGTGGGGGAAGCTCGTCGAGGGCGCGGGGGACGGCGACGCGGTGTTCACCGTCGACGACGCGTCGGGGTGGAAGGCCGGCGATCGCGTCGTCCTCACCCCGTCGGCCCCGCTCGCCGGCGGCGACGTGGCGGTCGACCAGTTCGATGAGGGGACCATCGCCGCTGTCGACGGCAAGGAGGTGACGCTGGCCAAGGCGCCGGCGTTCACCCACGACGGCTGCGCGGACTGCCTGCGCCGCGCCGAGGCCGCGAACCTGTCGCGCAACGTGGTCATCCGCTCGGCCGACGACACCGCACACGCGCACATCCTGGTCGCCGAGCAGGGGCACGCGCAGCTCGACAGCGTGGAGCTCCGCTGGCTCGGCCCGCTGATCCCGTGCAGCGGCGGCGCCGAGGGGACCGCGCTCCCCGCCCGCCGCGCGCCGCTCTGGTTCCACCAGCAGAAGGACGCCTCGGCGGGCTCGTTCGTGCGTCACGCGGCGATCTGGGGCGGCGAGCTGCACTTCATCATGGTCGAGCAGTCGAACGACATCGAGATCAGCGACGTCGCCGGCTACGACACCCAGGGGGTGGGCTTCGGCCTGTTCTACGACAACGGCGCGTGCGGCACGTTCTGTGACGATCGCGAGAAGGCGCCGGCCGGCGTGCTCCTCGACCACGTGCTGGCCGCGCGCGTCGGCATCCCCGAGCGCGTCGACGGCTGCATCCGCGTGGACCACCGCATGACCGGCATCGCCGTGTCGGGCGGCGAGGGCTCGGGCGCGCGCGACTCGGTCGCCGTCGGCGTGGGCTACGACGGCACAGGCGAGGACGTCTCCGGCTTCGGCTGGCAGGAGGGGGGCTCGGGGCGGCCGGCGGACTTCGTCTTCGACGGCAACGTCGCCCATCACGTCCGCGGGCACGGCGCGATGATCTGGCACAACATCGAGGTCGCGCAGCCGGCGTACCGCGACAACGCGTTCTGGTCGAACGGCCACTACGGCGTCCTCTGGGGTGCCTACGTGAATCCGCTGCTGTTCTCCGACGTCGTGGCGGTGGACAACGGGCTGGCGTCAATCGGCGTCAAGGCCATCCCGCTCGACGACACGGCCCGCTTGCAGGGGGGCACCGTCGACGACATCAAGATCCTGGCTTACGTGTTCATCCAGGAGAAGCCGGCGATCTTCGACCACGTGACGTTCACGGGCGATCGTCCGGTCGCGGTGACGCAGCTCCACGAGGCGTGCGACGGCGGCGACGAGGAGGACCCCGCCGATCCCGACTGCCTGCGCGTGTGGCTGCGCTTCGTCGATCCGGTATTCCCGCCGGGCGTGCTGCCGTTCGATTTCGGGCAGACGTTCAACCGCTACTCGACCTGGGAGGTGCGCGGCTTCTCCAGCCCCGACTTCCCGGACCTGCCGGCCGACTTCGATCTCTACCGCGCCGACAACGAGGTCGAGGGGGGCGCCTACTTCGCGCCGTTCGACGCGTGGCTCGTTCCACGTTGA
- a CDS encoding DUF2330 domain-containing protein, which produces MRKLGVAMGMAAAALMTAPRPAEACGGFFCGRQPVDQTAERILFATNQDGSVTMVTQIQYAGAAPDFAWVVPLAEVPAVDSLAVFPQLALTALDTATGPQFQWPNDPNCYPAFPEATAGGGSTSGGTDDGDVAVHIREEVGPYDVAVVESTDPTALIDWLRDNNFRVNDAMAPYIGIYTSEGMKFLALRLKPDAEVTDIQPFRFTLPSGSPSIPIRLTAIAAEPEMGITVMILGDRRYGPANWTDVEIDDDQIVWSANQWPVQTNWTALVARSVDEAGGRGFVTEMSGPTIGIADQVRNTMSSDEQQVAARDALLPLLEGNTTITRLYTRLSPEEMTVDPIFRRTDGPVVSNTHLLPRYVDDRDLCVGAPGAEAAGAASPCDFAACGAGGLCRVVEGADGAQPVAACACVPGTTARTTFDPSGRPTVTCQDLRMSFLNPGDRALPDAPPLADPCATFDCGANGECVPMNMTPTCRCSTGYVAVGAIAADGSRATTCVLPDEPVPASFYDRRVPQLPDSLPGGRPVDVPPPAVVAASGGCNAGGHAGSAVGLSGALLGLLVAVRRRRRS; this is translated from the coding sequence ATGCGCAAGCTAGGGGTGGCTATGGGGATGGCGGCGGCGGCGCTGATGACCGCGCCACGACCCGCTGAGGCGTGCGGCGGATTCTTTTGCGGACGACAGCCGGTGGACCAGACCGCGGAGCGGATCTTGTTCGCGACGAATCAGGATGGCTCGGTCACGATGGTGACGCAGATCCAGTATGCGGGCGCGGCGCCGGACTTCGCCTGGGTGGTCCCGCTGGCCGAGGTGCCGGCGGTGGACAGCCTCGCTGTGTTCCCGCAGCTTGCGCTCACCGCCCTTGATACAGCGACAGGTCCGCAGTTCCAGTGGCCCAACGACCCGAACTGCTACCCTGCCTTCCCCGAGGCAACCGCAGGGGGCGGGTCCACTTCAGGCGGCACCGACGACGGCGACGTCGCGGTGCACATCCGGGAAGAGGTCGGGCCGTACGACGTGGCCGTGGTCGAGTCGACCGATCCCACGGCGCTCATCGACTGGCTTCGCGACAACAACTTCCGCGTCAACGACGCGATGGCGCCGTACATCGGCATCTATACGAGCGAGGGGATGAAGTTCCTCGCGCTGCGGCTCAAGCCGGACGCCGAGGTCACCGACATCCAGCCGTTCCGCTTCACGCTTCCGTCGGGGTCGCCGTCGATCCCGATCCGGTTGACGGCGATCGCGGCCGAGCCGGAGATGGGGATCACCGTGATGATCCTCGGCGACCGGCGCTATGGGCCGGCCAACTGGACGGACGTCGAGATCGACGACGACCAGATCGTCTGGAGCGCGAACCAGTGGCCGGTGCAGACGAACTGGACGGCGCTCGTCGCGCGCAGCGTCGATGAGGCCGGCGGTCGCGGCTTCGTCACGGAGATGAGCGGACCGACGATCGGCATCGCCGACCAGGTCCGCAACACGATGAGCTCGGACGAGCAGCAGGTGGCCGCCCGCGACGCGCTGCTGCCGCTCCTGGAGGGCAACACGACCATCACCCGGCTCTATACCCGCCTGTCGCCCGAGGAGATGACCGTCGATCCGATCTTTCGGCGCACCGACGGTCCCGTGGTGTCGAACACCCACCTGCTCCCGCGCTACGTCGATGACCGCGACCTGTGCGTGGGCGCTCCCGGCGCCGAGGCTGCCGGCGCCGCGTCGCCGTGCGACTTCGCGGCGTGCGGCGCAGGCGGCCTGTGCCGCGTCGTCGAGGGCGCAGACGGCGCCCAGCCCGTCGCAGCCTGCGCGTGCGTGCCCGGGACGACCGCGCGCACGACGTTCGATCCGTCGGGCCGGCCGACGGTGACCTGCCAGGACCTCCGCATGTCGTTCCTCAACCCCGGTGACCGGGCGCTACCTGACGCGCCGCCGCTCGCGGATCCTTGTGCGACGTTCGATTGCGGCGCGAACGGCGAGTGCGTGCCCATGAACATGACGCCGACCTGCCGCTGTTCGACCGGCTATGTGGCGGTAGGCGCGATCGCCGCCGACGGCAGCCGCGCGACGACCTGCGTGCTTCCCGACGAGCCCGTCCCGGCGTCCTTCTACGACCGGCGCGTCCCGCAGCTGCCCGATTCGCTGCCGGGTGGTCGACCCGTCGATGTGCCGCCCCCCGCCGTCGTGGCCGCCTCTGGAGGCTGCAACGCCGGCGGTCATGCTGGCAGCGCCGTCGGCCTCAGCGGCGCGCTGCTCGGCCTGCTGGTGGCCGTGCGCCGCCGCCGGCGCTCGTAG
- a CDS encoding AraC family transcriptional regulator produces the protein MSDGDLVFASMPAGLIAFASSCGVPQEDLLQAAGVAPEILTAPDELVPYASLFSLWELLLQRLPGEPLGLLYARCIPVSVVGIVGHVLRHSETVRQGVAVYGRFCRLMDPYLRILLEEHGGVARLALEHEPRVVAMAEPIEMMVATLARFIALYLGGSARPIEALFRHPRRHPPSLYEEAIGAPARFEAGATGLVYDARVLDAPVVGADPSVRDYLVRHAEQLLAARAAPASAATLDARVRARIDERLDRGDVDQEGVARSLGMSTRSLQRALKDIGTSFTAQLDEARRGKALDLVRRPDLALQEIAFLLGYGEPRHFYRSFRRWTGTTPGEYRRARVR, from the coding sequence ATGTCCGACGGCGATCTCGTGTTCGCATCCATGCCTGCCGGGCTCATCGCCTTCGCCTCGTCGTGCGGAGTCCCGCAGGAGGATCTCCTTCAGGCGGCCGGCGTCGCGCCCGAGATCCTTACCGCGCCCGACGAGCTCGTGCCGTATGCATCGCTCTTCTCGCTCTGGGAGCTCCTTCTCCAGCGCCTCCCCGGCGAGCCTCTCGGGCTGCTTTATGCGCGCTGCATCCCGGTTTCGGTCGTCGGCATCGTGGGGCACGTCCTTCGCCACAGCGAGACCGTGCGGCAGGGCGTCGCCGTCTATGGCCGCTTCTGCCGGCTGATGGACCCGTACCTCCGCATCCTCCTCGAGGAGCACGGCGGGGTCGCGCGGCTCGCGCTCGAGCACGAGCCGCGCGTCGTCGCCATGGCCGAGCCGATCGAGATGATGGTCGCGACGCTCGCGCGCTTCATCGCGCTCTACCTCGGCGGCTCGGCGAGGCCGATCGAGGCGCTGTTCCGCCATCCTCGCCGGCACCCGCCGTCGCTCTACGAGGAGGCGATCGGGGCCCCCGCCCGCTTCGAGGCGGGCGCGACGGGCCTCGTCTACGATGCGCGCGTGCTCGACGCGCCCGTGGTCGGCGCGGACCCGTCGGTCCGCGATTACCTCGTTCGCCACGCCGAGCAGCTCCTCGCCGCGCGCGCGGCGCCCGCCAGCGCCGCGACGCTCGACGCGCGCGTGCGCGCCCGCATCGACGAGCGGCTCGATCGCGGCGACGTGGACCAGGAGGGGGTCGCGCGCTCGCTGGGCATGAGCACGCGCTCGCTCCAGCGCGCGCTCAAGGACATCGGCACCTCGTTCACGGCGCAGCTCGACGAGGCGCGGCGGGGGAAGGCGCTCGATCTCGTTCGCCGGCCTGACCTCGCGCTCCAGGAGATCGCGTTCCTGCTCGGCTATGGCGAGCCGCGCCATTTCTACCGCAGCTTCCGTCGCTGGACGGGAACGACACCGGGAGAGTACCGGCGCGCCCGCGTCCGCTAG
- a CDS encoding VOC family protein, translated as MAVHHIALATSDLVATHRFYTRAMGFRLVKVIAVPYEGSRDGGWARHALYRTSEPDGPLLAFWDVHEETVRGRFRTDLSTGLGLPVWMNHLAFSAPTGELYGRMLARWLSHGLEVTERDHEFCRSICTIDPNGIMVEFCQTLRAFSAEEVADAERSLFDPMPPLELPRPSVVHRSQVG; from the coding sequence ATGGCGGTGCATCACATCGCGCTGGCGACCAGCGATCTGGTCGCCACACACCGGTTTTATACCCGGGCCATGGGGTTCCGTCTCGTGAAGGTCATCGCGGTGCCTTACGAGGGCAGCCGCGATGGGGGCTGGGCGAGGCACGCCCTGTATCGGACCAGCGAGCCCGATGGTCCGCTGCTCGCATTCTGGGATGTGCACGAAGAGACGGTGCGGGGGCGCTTCAGGACGGATCTCTCGACAGGGCTCGGGCTGCCGGTGTGGATGAACCACCTGGCTTTCAGCGCCCCGACGGGTGAGCTCTACGGTCGGATGCTCGCGCGATGGCTCTCGCACGGCCTCGAGGTGACCGAGAGAGATCACGAGTTCTGCCGCTCGATCTGCACGATCGATCCCAACGGCATCATGGTCGAGTTCTGCCAGACCCTCCGGGCCTTCTCGGCCGAGGAGGTCGCCGACGCGGAGCGCTCGCTCTTCGATCCCATGCCGCCGCTCGAGCTGCCGCGACCCTCGGTCGTCCACCGGTCGCAGGTGGGGTGA